In the genome of Bacteroides mediterraneensis, the window AGACTTTTATCGGAACAGTGAGAAACGTCTGAAGGACCAAGAGGCTGCGATTGACACCTTGCATAAACAGCTGGCTGATTTTTCCGGTTCGGATTGGCTGGGGAAGCAGCTGGGACAAGAAATCAAGGTTCTTTTCCCGGAAATCAAGACCTTGTCCGTATCCAAGAGTCTACGTTTGTGTGTGGATAGCTCCCGCGTTGATACACTGACATACGCAATTATCGACTGTCAGCGGATGCCCGACCAGAAAAGTAAGGAAAAAATAGTGAAATGGCTGAAAGCCAAGACGGGAGACACCCATTTGAGACTGATTGTAGAATAACGGGTGAGGGGTAAAAAACGTAAATGCGTTTGAGTTGAAACGCATTTACGTTTTTGGGAAGGCTTTTGATGCCTTATTTTACTTTCTGTATATTCCGGATAGAAGTGACCTCTGTGGCTTGAGGATTAGTAGCTTTTCGGGTACAGTAGTCGAACTCGGCTGATTTTTCTCCACTAAATGAATTCCATTTCAAGGTCAGTTTTACGGTCTTTCCCTGTGTATCGGGCAGTCCGTCCAGCTTGAATGCAACTAGTCCGTCTCCCATTCTTCCATTTGTGTCGCCAAAGGCATTATGGCAGAATTCCACTTCGTAGGAGTTGTCCGGATTTTGTGTACTGATTAAGTTTACAAAATGCGGTTGGCCGTTTCCCCATCGGGTGGCGAAACGAAGTGTGAGGTAACCGTCTTCCGCGATTGTGACCCAGTCGTTGAGGATTTCTACCGGATTGTTTCCGTACGTTTCAAGGTTTGCTTCTTCTCCCAAATTCGGTGCCATCGGTTTGGTCAGAATACTGTCAATCCAGTTGACGAAGACCGCTTTGTCGTATTCTTGAGGAGCTTCTTCCGAAAAGTCAAAATTAGTCAATGCTCTTACTTCTTTTTCACCGAAAGGAGAGGTGGGCATGTTTACCGGGCGCAGGGTGGTGCTGTCGTCAAGTTGCAGGTAGGGGGTATTGTCGGCACTCAGTTTTACGGTAACCAGTGCGTTGGCATAATAATGTGAAAGGTAAAAAGTATTGTCATCGTCGTTCTGACATGACTGGAGTCCCACAGAAAGGCATACTGCCATTACAAGCATGAAACTTTTGTAGATAAATGATAGCGTTTTCATAATGCATTTTTTTAAGTTTTTTCTTTTGCCATTTTTATGTATAAAATGCATAATATGCTGGATTCCTGCATATCAAATGGTTAAATGGTGTTGTGTTTTACATAAGTGCATAAAAAAAGAGGCCGTCTCAAAATGAAATATAATTGTACAACCGTCCGCGATAGCGTCTTGTAGTCTGCCTGTAGTAATTCTAACTTTGCCATAAAATTTTAGATATGGTAAAAATAGAATACTACAGGCAGATTTTTTCTGCTTTTAAAGAATTATGTTCATCTGGCAAACAATCATGCTCCTTTCGTGAATATTGCCGCGGGCATGGTGTCAATTATTACAGGATGTATCTGATATTGAAGGAAGAATACACAAGCTTGAATGATGTTCCCGGATATACAAGAGGAAGTTGTCTGAAGTTTCGTTGTTCTCAGGCTTACGAAGAATTTAAGTCCCTCTGTGCCGATGGCAGACAACCGGGACGCTTTATTGATTATTATAAAGGTTTTGGAATAACAAGGAAACAGATGAAGGACTTTCTGTGGCGCAACAGACTCCGTGTTTCGGATTTGCCCGGATATACAAGTCCCCATACATGTCGAAGTTCCCGGTATAAGGAAATACCTTTTGAGGATGTGATATTTGAGGAAGCCGGTTTTCTTCCTGCAGAAAGCTGCAATG includes:
- a CDS encoding NigD-like protein, with translation MKTLSFIYKSFMLVMAVCLSVGLQSCQNDDDNTFYLSHYYANALVTVKLSADNTPYLQLDDSTTLRPVNMPTSPFGEKEVRALTNFDFSEEAPQEYDKAVFVNWIDSILTKPMAPNLGEEANLETYGNNPVEILNDWVTIAEDGYLTLRFATRWGNGQPHFVNLISTQNPDNSYEVEFCHNAFGDTNGRMGDGLVAFKLDGLPDTQGKTVKLTLKWNSFSGEKSAEFDYCTRKATNPQATEVTSIRNIQKVK